In Chitinophaga sp. HK235, a single window of DNA contains:
- the hutG gene encoding formimidoylglutamase, with protein sequence MITKESYRPTPATAWTGRTDGKEADLLRWHQVIKTVDLLQQPLPALQKGQKGVVFLGFACDEGVRRNKGRTGAVEGPGVLRKVIANFPAHFSEQAVLLDAGDIVCVGTALEEAQLVLSNAVQAILTAGYLPVLLGGGHEITYGHASGIRQYMHGKGQLGLINFDAHFDIRIPGEEGPSSGTGFWQLAQDCKQSGEPFNYLALGIQKNGNTRQLFNIAGEEGATYVGADAFHLEDKDTIFAAIQHFLSQVDKVYLTTCLDVFAAPFAPGVSATAYNGITPGGLFLQCYRAILESGKVCGVDIAELNPSLDIDNRTAKLGAAIIFEVLMAYCGE encoded by the coding sequence ATGATAACAAAGGAAAGCTACCGGCCTACGCCTGCTACTGCATGGACCGGCCGTACAGATGGTAAGGAAGCTGACCTGCTGCGCTGGCATCAGGTCATAAAGACAGTGGACCTGCTGCAACAGCCACTGCCTGCGCTGCAAAAAGGACAGAAAGGCGTTGTATTCCTGGGCTTTGCCTGCGATGAAGGTGTACGCCGCAACAAGGGCCGTACCGGCGCAGTAGAAGGTCCCGGTGTGTTGAGAAAAGTCATCGCCAATTTCCCGGCCCACTTCAGCGAACAGGCCGTACTGCTCGATGCAGGCGATATCGTTTGCGTCGGCACAGCGCTCGAAGAGGCACAGCTGGTGCTCAGCAATGCTGTACAAGCCATCCTCACAGCCGGTTATCTGCCTGTGCTGCTGGGCGGCGGACATGAAATTACGTATGGCCATGCCAGTGGTATACGTCAGTATATGCATGGAAAGGGACAGCTCGGACTGATCAATTTCGACGCCCATTTTGATATCCGCATCCCTGGCGAAGAAGGACCCAGCTCAGGCACTGGTTTCTGGCAACTGGCACAGGATTGCAAACAAAGCGGTGAGCCTTTCAACTACCTTGCCCTTGGCATCCAGAAAAACGGTAACACCCGCCAGCTCTTTAATATAGCAGGCGAAGAAGGCGCTACCTATGTAGGGGCCGATGCCTTCCATCTGGAAGATAAAGACACCATTTTTGCAGCCATACAACATTTCCTCAGCCAGGTAGACAAAGTATACCTGACCACCTGTCTGGATGTTTTTGCGGCACCTTTTGCACCAGGTGTCAGTGCTACCGCCTACAATGGCATTACCCCCGGTGGCCTGTTCCTGCAGTGTTACAGGGCCATCCTTGAAAGTGGAAAAGTATGTGGAGTGGATATTGCTGAACTAAATCCTTCACTGGACATCGACAACCGTACTGCCAAACTGGGCGCTGCTATTATCTTTGAAGTGCTTATGGCTTATTGTGGAGAATAA
- a CDS encoding bestrophin family protein, which translates to MINYNPKDWFTFIFRIHKADTVRKLFPMFIALSIYSAAIAWLELSFWNLSANSEIKNISLMHGLLGFVISLLLVFRTNTAYDRWWEGRRQWGTLVNSSRNLAIKIQAMLPSSNKEAREFFRIMIPNYAFSLKNHLRKTYKPEEMEALPGDHEPVDLSKHVPNQLASRIQHKTMELHRQGELSGDQLIILNNELQSLTEVCGACERIKSTPIPFSYSVFIKKFIFFYIMTMPFGYVFSLGYLIIPMVVFIFFVLASLELIAEEIEDPFGLDANDLPTDTICNNIRLHVGELL; encoded by the coding sequence ATGATCAACTACAACCCGAAAGACTGGTTTACGTTTATCTTCCGTATCCACAAAGCGGACACGGTACGGAAGCTCTTTCCCATGTTTATAGCCCTGTCCATCTATTCTGCTGCAATAGCCTGGCTGGAGCTATCTTTCTGGAATCTGTCTGCCAACAGTGAGATCAAGAACATATCCCTGATGCACGGCCTGCTGGGGTTTGTCATCTCCCTGTTACTGGTATTCAGAACCAATACTGCCTATGACCGCTGGTGGGAAGGACGTCGCCAATGGGGCACGCTGGTCAACAGCAGCCGTAACCTCGCCATTAAAATACAGGCCATGTTACCCTCTTCCAACAAGGAAGCCCGGGAATTTTTCCGGATCATGATCCCCAACTATGCCTTCAGCCTCAAAAACCATCTACGCAAAACCTATAAGCCAGAAGAGATGGAAGCACTGCCCGGAGACCATGAGCCCGTAGATCTTTCCAAACATGTACCCAACCAGCTGGCTTCCCGGATCCAGCACAAAACCATGGAACTGCACCGCCAGGGAGAACTCAGCGGAGACCAGCTCATCATCCTCAACAATGAATTGCAGTCCCTGACCGAAGTTTGCGGCGCCTGCGAACGCATCAAAAGCACCCCTATCCCCTTCAGTTACAGTGTATTCATCAAAAAATTCATCTTCTTCTATATCATGACCATGCCCTTCGGGTATGTGTTCAGCCTGGGCTACCTGATCATTCCCATGGTAGTATTTATATTCTTTGTACTGGCCAGCCTTGAACTTATTGCCGAAGAAATTGAAGATCCTTTCGGACTGGATGCCAACGACCTGCCTACTGATACTATCTGTAACAATATCCGGTTACACGTCGGAGAATTATTATAG
- a CDS encoding SET domain-containing protein, whose protein sequence is MIKPYLYVDKSKGKGRGVYTKERIPAGTRIETSPVLVLSYDDTEIVDKTKLHNYIFLWGVRETRSCIALGFCSIYNHDYNPNCEYEMDFDAETMSIITRRDIKRGEELFINYNGDVTDDSPVWFDMKRTKENQEKSK, encoded by the coding sequence ATGATTAAGCCATACTTATACGTAGATAAGTCCAAGGGAAAAGGTCGGGGAGTATACACAAAGGAACGAATTCCCGCCGGAACAAGGATTGAGACATCTCCCGTACTGGTCCTCTCTTACGATGACACAGAAATTGTGGACAAAACAAAACTTCACAATTATATTTTCCTCTGGGGTGTCCGTGAAACACGCTCCTGCATTGCCCTGGGGTTCTGCTCTATCTACAACCACGACTACAATCCCAACTGTGAATACGAGATGGATTTTGATGCCGAAACTATGAGCATCATCACCCGCCGCGATATCAAAAGAGGAGAGGAATTGTTCATTAACTACAATGGTGATGTGACCGATGATTCCCCGGTTTGGTTCGATATGAAACGTACCAAAGAAAACCAGGAAAAGTCCAAGTAA
- the hutH gene encoding histidine ammonia-lyase: MSDIFKYGTDQLTVGVVLDIAAGKIKGILSPEVITRVNTSHGYVQKIVAQHTTVYGINTGFGPLCDTKISEDDTRALQYNILQSHSVGVGSPIPEEIARLMLVTKVHALAQGYSGVALSTLERIIWHIENNVTPLVPEKGSVGASGDLAPLSHLFLPLIGLGKVWYKGQQTTMDAVMQQEGLQPIVLGPKEGLALINGTQFILSFAVKAVQRLHNALEAADIIGALSLEGLMGTHKPFDPRLHAIRPFRGNQLVAHRLKTMLDNSEIMASHVNCDRVQDPYSLRCMPQVHGASRTAWLHLAELTTIELNAVTDNPIIFSDTDTISGGNFHGQPMALPLDYATIAAAEVGNISDRRSYMMIEGRYGLPKLLIDDAGLNSGFMIPQYTTAALVTENKTLCFPPSADSVPTSLGQEDHVSMGSISGRKLNQVIGNLEYILAIELLYAAQAVDFRRPLKSGPILEAVHRYAREKVSFAKKDRIFAYDIEALHQIVTDQSLVRVANEAAAQHQLPINGIYHDQFGLY; the protein is encoded by the coding sequence ATGAGTGATATTTTCAAATACGGTACTGACCAGCTGACAGTAGGCGTGGTGCTCGATATTGCCGCCGGCAAAATAAAAGGCATCCTGTCTCCGGAAGTCATCACCCGTGTCAACACCAGCCATGGATATGTGCAGAAAATCGTTGCACAACATACCACGGTATATGGTATCAACACCGGCTTCGGCCCCCTCTGCGATACCAAGATCTCAGAAGATGATACCCGCGCCCTGCAGTACAATATCCTGCAAAGCCACAGCGTAGGCGTAGGTAGCCCTATCCCCGAAGAGATCGCCCGCCTTATGCTCGTCACCAAAGTACATGCGCTGGCACAGGGATATTCAGGTGTGGCACTCTCCACACTGGAACGCATCATCTGGCATATCGAAAACAATGTCACCCCGCTGGTGCCTGAAAAAGGCTCTGTAGGCGCCTCCGGAGACCTCGCCCCGTTATCACATCTCTTCCTGCCACTCATCGGTCTCGGAAAAGTGTGGTATAAAGGTCAGCAAACCACCATGGATGCAGTGATGCAACAGGAAGGTCTGCAGCCCATCGTACTAGGCCCCAAGGAAGGTCTGGCCCTCATCAACGGTACCCAGTTCATCCTGTCTTTCGCCGTTAAAGCAGTACAACGCCTGCACAACGCGCTGGAAGCTGCTGATATCATCGGTGCCCTCTCCCTCGAAGGACTCATGGGCACCCACAAACCCTTCGACCCACGCCTGCACGCCATCCGGCCTTTCCGCGGCAACCAGCTCGTAGCACATCGTCTTAAAACCATGCTCGACAACTCCGAGATCATGGCTTCACATGTCAACTGCGACCGCGTTCAGGACCCTTACTCACTTCGCTGTATGCCGCAGGTACACGGAGCTTCCCGCACCGCATGGCTGCACCTGGCTGAACTGACCACCATCGAACTCAATGCTGTAACAGACAACCCGATCATCTTCAGTGATACCGATACCATCAGCGGAGGTAACTTCCACGGGCAGCCCATGGCATTGCCCCTCGACTACGCGACCATCGCTGCTGCTGAAGTAGGTAATATCTCCGACAGACGCAGCTACATGATGATAGAAGGCCGCTATGGTCTGCCTAAACTGCTCATCGATGATGCCGGCCTCAACTCCGGATTTATGATACCGCAGTATACTACCGCAGCACTGGTTACCGAAAACAAAACACTCTGTTTCCCTCCCAGCGCCGATAGCGTGCCTACCTCACTGGGACAGGAAGACCACGTGTCTATGGGATCTATCAGTGGCCGTAAACTCAACCAGGTAATCGGCAACCTCGAATACATCCTGGCCATAGAACTGCTGTATGCCGCACAGGCAGTAGACTTCCGCCGGCCACTCAAATCAGGCCCCATCCTGGAAGCTGTACACCGCTATGCCCGCGAAAAAGTGTCTTTCGCCAAAAAAGACCGCATCTTCGCCTACGATATCGAAGCACTGCACCAAATCGTTACCGACCAGTCTCTTGTGCGTGTAGCTAACGAAGCCGCCGCACAGCATCAATTACCTATAAATGGAATCTATCATGACCAGTTTGGACTTTATTAA
- the mgtE gene encoding magnesium transporter → MENEALLEKFSTLKKEKNYRELSVYLDDQLITDIAELIHEDPENAGAIINNLSITRAAAAFRILDFPLQEDVIRALAPAKIAELMNELPADDRTSFLEELPSEAVKELIKLLDPEERRITLSLLGYPENSVGRIMTPDYIAVREEWTVKEVLDYIREHGKDSETIDVIYVIDEKGHLLDDFRIREFLLVATDTVVHTLMDDRFVSLHANDDQEEAIQVFRMENRVALPVVDDQGILLGIVTIDDMLWIANEEHTEDIQKIGGTEALDEPYLDMPLLKLVKKRVGWLVVLFIGEMLTATAMGFFEDEIAKAVVLALFVPLIISSGGNSGSQASTLIIQAMALGEITINDWWRVMRREIVSGLMLGSVLGCIGFIRILLWNSLFHTYGEHTVLIGTTVGFSLVGVVLWGTLSGSMLPIILKKAGADPATSSAPFVATLVDVTGLLIYFTVAYTLMKGILL, encoded by the coding sequence ATGGAAAATGAAGCATTACTGGAGAAATTCAGCACACTGAAGAAAGAAAAAAACTACCGCGAGCTCTCAGTGTACCTGGACGACCAGTTAATTACGGACATAGCAGAGTTGATTCACGAAGACCCGGAAAATGCCGGTGCTATTATCAACAACCTGTCGATCACCCGAGCGGCAGCGGCTTTCCGTATCCTGGACTTTCCCCTGCAGGAAGATGTGATCAGGGCACTGGCACCCGCCAAAATAGCCGAGCTGATGAATGAGCTGCCGGCCGATGACCGTACCTCTTTTCTGGAAGAACTACCCAGTGAAGCCGTGAAAGAGCTGATCAAACTACTCGACCCGGAAGAACGACGCATCACCCTTTCCCTGCTGGGATACCCTGAAAACAGCGTCGGACGTATCATGACGCCCGACTATATCGCTGTCAGGGAAGAATGGACCGTCAAAGAAGTGCTGGACTATATCCGGGAACACGGAAAAGACAGTGAGACCATCGACGTAATTTATGTGATAGATGAAAAAGGCCATCTGCTCGATGACTTCCGTATCCGCGAATTTCTGCTGGTAGCCACCGACACCGTGGTACATACTCTTATGGACGACCGCTTTGTATCGCTTCATGCTAATGATGACCAGGAAGAAGCCATCCAGGTGTTCCGGATGGAGAACCGGGTAGCCCTCCCTGTAGTAGACGACCAGGGCATCCTGCTGGGTATCGTGACCATCGATGATATGTTGTGGATTGCCAACGAAGAACATACAGAAGACATCCAGAAGATCGGTGGTACCGAAGCCCTCGATGAGCCCTATCTCGATATGCCCTTACTCAAACTGGTCAAAAAACGTGTAGGCTGGCTCGTGGTACTGTTCATCGGTGAAATGCTCACCGCCACCGCCATGGGATTCTTTGAAGATGAAATAGCCAAAGCCGTAGTGCTCGCCCTCTTTGTACCACTGATTATCTCCAGTGGTGGCAATAGCGGCTCACAAGCCTCTACACTTATCATCCAGGCCATGGCGCTGGGCGAAATCACCATCAACGACTGGTGGCGCGTTATGCGACGCGAAATCGTTTCGGGCCTCATGCTGGGCAGCGTACTGGGGTGTATCGGTTTTATCCGCATCCTGCTCTGGAACAGCCTTTTCCACACCTATGGAGAACATACCGTTCTCATAGGCACTACCGTAGGTTTCTCCCTGGTAGGCGTGGTATTATGGGGTACCCTCTCCGGTTCTATGCTACCCATCATCCTTAAAAAAGCCGGCGCCGACCCTGCTACCTCTTCCGCTCCTTTTGTAGCCACACTGGTAGATGTGACGGGACTGCTGATTTACTTCACCGTGGCGTATACGCTGATGAAGGGAATTCTACTATAA
- a CDS encoding CHAD domain-containing protein gives MLKTLLYDYMESACSTVAASFEQLQHPTRRQKAIHQLRVGSKKIRALLALAQQIPGYHLKKDKYLTTLKILQQIGGISRDTQLQELSLARHEKTVSWRFSVAHLLLKTKLTTLDATLESLSQQLSVKKLTTLPKAFKAAIADIEDEAAIAVMTEHVAKQYRHILLPDSNAPDTTWHELRKNTKRLYYQLSIITQLPHHTHQHRQQLQHTKKAGDLLGQWHDASELLLFVKNTATKVKKEKTGLSDNVSKLIHELQRETTEKLADSAKRVHLLTNSAD, from the coding sequence ATGCTCAAAACCCTCCTGTACGATTATATGGAGTCTGCCTGCTCCACAGTAGCGGCCTCATTTGAACAGCTCCAGCACCCCACCCGGCGACAAAAAGCCATCCATCAACTCCGGGTGGGCAGTAAGAAAATACGTGCACTACTGGCATTGGCACAACAAATTCCCGGCTATCATCTCAAAAAAGATAAATACCTGACTACGCTTAAAATACTGCAGCAGATAGGCGGTATATCACGCGATACCCAGCTACAGGAACTGTCTCTGGCTCGCCATGAAAAAACAGTCTCCTGGCGCTTTTCTGTTGCTCATCTGTTACTGAAAACAAAACTGACCACCCTCGATGCTACCCTGGAATCCTTGTCCCAACAACTATCTGTCAAAAAACTGACTACCTTACCGAAAGCCTTTAAAGCTGCCATCGCTGATATTGAAGATGAAGCCGCTATCGCAGTTATGACCGAACATGTAGCGAAACAATACAGACACATTCTGCTGCCGGACAGCAATGCCCCGGATACAACGTGGCATGAACTGCGAAAAAATACGAAGAGGCTGTATTATCAACTGAGCATCATTACACAATTACCACATCATACGCATCAACACCGGCAACAGCTGCAGCACACCAAAAAAGCCGGTGATCTGCTGGGGCAATGGCATGATGCCAGTGAATTATTGTTGTTCGTAAAAAATACGGCCACAAAAGTGAAGAAAGAGAAAACGGGGCTATCTGACAATGTATCAAAGCTGATTCATGAATTACAACGGGAAACAACGGAAAAACTGGCGGATAGCGCCAAACGTGTACATCTGCTGACCAACAGTGCTGACTAA
- the hutU gene encoding urocanate hydratase — MTSLDFIKQYAAHPHYKAPRGTQLHAKSWQTEAPLRMLLNNLDDEVAENPDELVVYGGIGQAARNREALEKIIKTLLELDEDHSLLVQSGKPVGIVRTHPQAPRVMLANSNLVPKWATWEHFNELRAKGLMMYGQMTAGSWIYIGTQGILQGTYETFMECGRQHFNGNLAGKLIVTAGIGGMGGAQPLAATMAGGVMLAADIDPTRIQKRIDTRYLDRMTYSYEEAVAWVKEAMAKGQPLSVGLVSDAGDMLERLLKDNIIPDVLTDQTSAHDPINGYVPNDMTLQAALELRKNDPARYRQLSLRSMARHVGFMLEMQQKGAVTFDYGNNLREFAKEGGEPNAFNFPGFTPAYIRPLFCEGKGPFRWVALSGDPEDIYTTDRALMEAFPENTHLINWLKQAQEKVAFQGLPARICWLGLGEREKAGLIFNELVRTGKVKAPIVIGRDHLDCGSVASPNRETESMKDGSDAVSDWTLLNLMSNTGGGATWVSFHHGGGVGMGYSQHAGMVVLADGTDRAAACLSRVLFNDPAMGIFRHADAGYEKAQQWADKFGINI, encoded by the coding sequence ATGACCAGTTTGGACTTTATTAAACAATACGCGGCACACCCGCATTATAAGGCACCCCGCGGCACTCAGCTGCATGCTAAATCCTGGCAGACAGAAGCTCCGCTGCGTATGTTGCTCAACAACCTCGATGATGAAGTAGCTGAAAACCCCGATGAACTGGTGGTTTACGGTGGTATCGGCCAGGCTGCCCGCAATCGCGAAGCCCTGGAAAAAATCATCAAAACATTACTGGAACTCGATGAAGACCATTCCCTGCTGGTGCAGTCCGGCAAACCGGTAGGCATCGTACGCACCCATCCGCAGGCTCCCAGAGTAATGCTGGCCAACAGCAACCTCGTACCCAAATGGGCTACCTGGGAACATTTCAACGAACTGCGCGCCAAAGGCCTCATGATGTACGGCCAGATGACCGCCGGCAGCTGGATCTATATCGGTACCCAGGGCATCCTCCAGGGAACCTACGAAACCTTTATGGAATGCGGCCGTCAGCACTTCAACGGTAACCTCGCCGGTAAACTGATCGTTACCGCCGGTATCGGTGGTATGGGTGGTGCCCAGCCCCTGGCCGCTACCATGGCCGGTGGCGTGATGCTCGCTGCAGACATCGATCCTACCCGCATACAGAAACGAATAGATACCCGCTACCTCGACCGCATGACTTATTCCTATGAGGAAGCGGTAGCCTGGGTGAAAGAAGCGATGGCCAAAGGGCAGCCTCTGTCTGTAGGCCTCGTCAGCGATGCCGGAGATATGCTGGAACGTCTGCTCAAAGACAATATCATCCCCGATGTGCTCACCGACCAGACCTCCGCACATGATCCTATCAATGGTTACGTGCCCAATGATATGACCCTCCAGGCTGCGCTGGAACTGCGTAAAAACGATCCTGCCCGTTACCGCCAGCTGTCGCTCAGGAGCATGGCCCGCCACGTAGGCTTTATGCTGGAGATGCAACAAAAAGGCGCTGTGACTTTCGACTATGGCAACAACCTCCGCGAATTCGCTAAAGAAGGCGGTGAGCCCAATGCCTTTAACTTTCCTGGTTTCACACCAGCTTATATCCGTCCGCTTTTCTGCGAAGGAAAAGGACCTTTCCGCTGGGTAGCCCTCTCCGGCGACCCTGAAGATATCTATACCACAGACCGTGCGCTGATGGAAGCTTTCCCGGAAAATACCCACCTGATCAACTGGCTGAAACAGGCGCAGGAAAAAGTGGCCTTCCAGGGGCTGCCTGCCCGTATCTGCTGGCTGGGTCTGGGAGAAAGAGAAAAAGCAGGATTGATCTTTAACGAACTCGTAAGAACTGGCAAGGTAAAAGCACCGATCGTTATCGGACGTGATCACCTCGACTGTGGCTCTGTAGCTTCCCCCAACCGGGAAACAGAATCCATGAAAGACGGCTCTGATGCTGTCAGCGACTGGACACTGCTCAACCTGATGTCCAACACCGGCGGCGGTGCTACCTGGGTGTCTTTCCACCATGGTGGCGGCGTAGGTATGGGATATTCCCAGCACGCCGGCATGGTAGTACTGGCTGACGGTACAGACCGGGCTGCTGCCTGTCTTAGCCGTGTACTGTTCAACGACCCGGCTATGGGCATCTTCCGCCACGCCGACGCTGGTTACGAAAAGGCACAGCAATGGGCCGATAAATTCGGGATCAATATTTAG
- the hutI gene encoding imidazolonepropionase, with protein MKLLIGPFSQILPLTGLPLKGTLQDEQLTIIEKGGVVVSDGKIVAVAPYKELQREYPDCELAFIDRPMVLLPGFIDCHTHICFDGTRNRDYAMRIAGKSYLEIARAGGGIWDSVTKTRIADVVTLVENTVARANRHLKEGVTTIEVKSGYGLNFESELKMLRAIQQASLYTAATLVPTCLAAHMKPRDFNGTEEAYLQWALNELLPVLKEESLTNRVDIFIEETAFSAAASLTYLQKARELGFAATVHADQFSAGGATVAVAAGALSADHLEASSDKEIALLAKSDTVAVVLPGASLGLGMHYAPARRLLNEGACVAIASDWNPGSAPMGDLLIQAAVMSAAEKLSTAEVLAALTLRAAPALQIKDAGQLAAGFVADLQAYPTADFRDILYYQGKMKPAMVWKKGDLVQ; from the coding sequence ATGAAACTATTAATAGGTCCTTTCTCGCAAATCCTTCCCCTGACAGGCCTGCCGCTGAAAGGCACGCTGCAGGACGAACAGCTCACCATCATCGAAAAAGGTGGTGTCGTGGTAAGCGATGGGAAAATCGTAGCAGTGGCACCTTACAAGGAGCTGCAGCGTGAGTATCCCGATTGTGAGCTGGCTTTTATTGACCGGCCAATGGTGTTGCTGCCAGGGTTTATTGATTGTCATACACATATTTGTTTTGACGGTACCCGCAACAGGGACTATGCCATGCGTATAGCCGGTAAAAGTTACCTCGAGATAGCCCGCGCTGGTGGCGGTATATGGGACTCCGTTACCAAAACACGTATAGCCGATGTCGTTACCCTGGTGGAAAATACGGTGGCCCGTGCCAACCGCCATCTGAAAGAAGGGGTTACAACCATAGAGGTGAAAAGTGGTTATGGGCTTAACTTTGAAAGCGAACTGAAAATGCTGCGGGCCATACAACAGGCATCGCTGTATACCGCTGCCACACTGGTACCTACTTGTCTGGCCGCACATATGAAACCAAGAGACTTCAACGGTACGGAAGAAGCCTATCTGCAATGGGCGCTCAATGAGCTGTTGCCCGTATTGAAAGAGGAATCGCTTACCAACCGGGTAGATATTTTCATTGAAGAAACAGCATTCTCTGCAGCAGCATCGCTGACATACCTGCAAAAGGCCCGTGAGCTGGGTTTTGCCGCTACCGTACACGCTGATCAGTTCAGCGCTGGTGGCGCAACAGTGGCCGTGGCAGCAGGCGCCCTGTCTGCCGACCATCTGGAAGCCAGCAGCGACAAGGAAATAGCACTGCTGGCCAAGTCTGACACAGTGGCGGTAGTATTGCCAGGTGCGTCGCTGGGCCTGGGCATGCATTATGCGCCGGCACGCAGATTGCTGAATGAAGGAGCCTGTGTAGCCATCGCAAGCGACTGGAACCCGGGATCTGCACCGATGGGCGATCTGCTGATACAGGCAGCGGTGATGAGTGCGGCAGAAAAATTGTCTACCGCCGAAGTGCTGGCCGCTTTAACGTTGAGGGCTGCACCCGCACTACAGATAAAAGATGCAGGCCAGCTGGCCGCCGGATTCGTGGCCGACCTGCAGGCTTATCCCACCGCCGATTTCAGAGACATACTCTACTACCAGGGTAAAATGAAACCGGCAATGGTTTGGAAAAAAGGAGATTTAGTCCAATAA
- a CDS encoding MarR family winged helix-turn-helix transcriptional regulator has protein sequence MSFYPSLGYLVFGSRLRRLSEYFLMEVNKVYEQAGIPFDASWFPVFYLLSGQQPMPIIDIAAQLEISHSAVSQMVTNLRKKGLLKTTPCKEDGRRQLVAFTKKGTEMLHQIQPIWKAISIAMEDLVMENKQSQQLLAAIAQVEQAVQQQPLSERVVHSLHKNK, from the coding sequence ATGAGTTTTTATCCATCACTGGGATATCTCGTTTTTGGCAGCCGCCTTCGGAGGCTCAGTGAATACTTCCTTATGGAAGTCAACAAGGTATATGAACAGGCAGGCATTCCCTTTGATGCCAGCTGGTTCCCTGTGTTTTATCTGCTCTCTGGCCAGCAGCCCATGCCTATCATAGACATTGCAGCTCAGCTGGAGATATCCCACTCTGCCGTTAGTCAGATGGTGACCAACCTGCGAAAAAAAGGACTGCTTAAAACCACGCCCTGCAAAGAAGACGGCCGCCGCCAGCTGGTAGCCTTCACCAAAAAGGGCACAGAAATGCTGCATCAGATACAACCCATCTGGAAAGCTATCTCCATCGCCATGGAAGATCTCGTGATGGAAAACAAACAAAGCCAGCAGCTGCTGGCCGCCATTGCACAGGTGGAACAGGCCGTGCAGCAACAGCCGCTGTCGGAAAGAGTGGTACACTCCCTGCATAAAAACAAATAA